From one Montipora capricornis isolate CH-2021 chromosome 10, ASM3666992v2, whole genome shotgun sequence genomic stretch:
- the LOC138021408 gene encoding uncharacterized protein isoform X1: MELEGLLVLTVAVFINYMLLVITQNMFAVISWNSKKGVTLDREELEVQSSAKYVVMNGGKQEVGAAVSMLFRKDIWGGVIQSIHDSKKDAEQAVNEEINGINDNAEEVDTCHSKGKPLGKRQRKRKNYGRDYELDESEKGADEAESNEEGSYSPVQKKLKSKSPDQQKGKKKKASPAEKNELQRVTTEHDELVITEILSCSSTSLPPDMFTGEKHQESEPVADCVSFTETAGKKTVQHPHFGGKQPKMHKPPKCISVTCKEEKENLAEELKDTLKQLNKALDELRMLKSLQENSGSSKESYGFGKLPRAVGIAKNWEEIGNGVWCCPIKVKAAVRDCTSRTALACALLAIFYPKEKLQGYRLHELDQDVIEAITDFSMVAKITKEAKPRKKSNTDDKSDQSKPPPSATRSSIKQAVRLKCNCLIHYEGTKKKGAAGKNQAST; the protein is encoded by the exons ATGGAACTCGAGGGACTATTGGTTTTGACTGTTGCAGTATTTATTAATTACATGCTATTGGTTATAACACAGAACATGTTTGCTGTTATCTCCTGGAATTCAAAAAAAGGTGTGACCCTCGATAGAGAAGAACTAGAAGTACAGTCCAGCGCAAAGTATGTCGTAATGAATGGAGGGAAGCAAGAAGTAGGGGCAGCCGTTAGTATGCTTTTCCGGAAGGACATCTGGGGAGGCGTCATTCAGTCAATTCATG ATTCAAAGAAGGATGCAGAACAAGCAGTCAATGAAGAGATAAATGGCATAAATGACAATGCTGAGGAGGTCGATACATGCCATAGCAAGGGAAAACCTCTTGGTAAAAgacagagaaagagaaaaaattatGGAAGGGACTATGAATTAGATGAAAGTGAGAAGGGAGCAGATGAAGCTGAAAGCAATGAAGAAG GGTCATATTCACCAGTGCAGAAGAAACTAAAATCCAAATCACCAG ACCAacagaaaggaaaaaagaagaaagcgtCACCTGCGGAAAAAAATGAACTGCAGCGTGTTACAACAGAGCACGATGAACTGGTCATAACTGAGATCCTGTCTTGTTCTTCCACCTCATTGCCACCAGATATGTTTACTGGTGAAAAACATCAAGAATCTGAGCCAGTGGCAGATTGTGTTTCCTTCACAGAGACAGCTGGCAAGAAGACAGTTCAGCATCCCCACTTTGGAGGAAAACAGCCAAAGATGCACAAACCCCCAAAGTGCATCAGTGTAACATGCAAAGAGGAGAAAGAGAATTTGGCAGAGGAGTTAAAAGATACTCTCAAACAATTGAACAAGGCACTAGATGAGCTCA GGATGCTAAAAAGCTTGCAAGAGAATTCAGGAAGCAGCAAGGAATCATATGGTTTTGGCAAGCTTCCAAGAGCTGTAGGGATAGCTAAAAAT TGGGAGGAAATTGGAAATGGAGTGTGGTGTTGCCCTATAAAGGTCAAGGCAGCAGTAAGAGACTGTACCTCAAGGACGGCACTTGCTTGTGCACTGCTAGCCATCTTTTACCCAAAAGAAAAGTTGCAAGGGTATCGTCTTCATGAGTTGGACcaggatgttattgaggcaatTACTG atttttcaatGGTGGCCAAGATAACTAAAGAggcaaaaccaagaaaaaaaagtaacacTGATGATAAAAGTGACCAGAGTAAGCCACCTCCATCAGCAACCAGAAGCAGCATCAAGCAGGCAGTGCGGTTAAAGTGCAACTGTTTGATTCACTATGAGGGCACAAAGAAAAAAG GTGCTGCTGGCAAGAATCAAGCCTCTACCTGA
- the LOC138021408 gene encoding uncharacterized protein isoform X2 yields the protein MFAVISWNSKKGVTLDREELEVQSSAKYVVMNGGKQEVGAAVSMLFRKDIWGGVIQSIHDSKKDAEQAVNEEINGINDNAEEVDTCHSKGKPLGKRQRKRKNYGRDYELDESEKGADEAESNEEGSYSPVQKKLKSKSPDQQKGKKKKASPAEKNELQRVTTEHDELVITEILSCSSTSLPPDMFTGEKHQESEPVADCVSFTETAGKKTVQHPHFGGKQPKMHKPPKCISVTCKEEKENLAEELKDTLKQLNKALDELRMLKSLQENSGSSKESYGFGKLPRAVGIAKNWEEIGNGVWCCPIKVKAAVRDCTSRTALACALLAIFYPKEKLQGYRLHELDQDVIEAITDFSMVAKITKEAKPRKKSNTDDKSDQSKPPPSATRSSIKQAVRLKCNCLIHYEGTKKKGAAGKNQAST from the exons ATGTTTGCTGTTATCTCCTGGAATTCAAAAAAAGGTGTGACCCTCGATAGAGAAGAACTAGAAGTACAGTCCAGCGCAAAGTATGTCGTAATGAATGGAGGGAAGCAAGAAGTAGGGGCAGCCGTTAGTATGCTTTTCCGGAAGGACATCTGGGGAGGCGTCATTCAGTCAATTCATG ATTCAAAGAAGGATGCAGAACAAGCAGTCAATGAAGAGATAAATGGCATAAATGACAATGCTGAGGAGGTCGATACATGCCATAGCAAGGGAAAACCTCTTGGTAAAAgacagagaaagagaaaaaattatGGAAGGGACTATGAATTAGATGAAAGTGAGAAGGGAGCAGATGAAGCTGAAAGCAATGAAGAAG GGTCATATTCACCAGTGCAGAAGAAACTAAAATCCAAATCACCAG ACCAacagaaaggaaaaaagaagaaagcgtCACCTGCGGAAAAAAATGAACTGCAGCGTGTTACAACAGAGCACGATGAACTGGTCATAACTGAGATCCTGTCTTGTTCTTCCACCTCATTGCCACCAGATATGTTTACTGGTGAAAAACATCAAGAATCTGAGCCAGTGGCAGATTGTGTTTCCTTCACAGAGACAGCTGGCAAGAAGACAGTTCAGCATCCCCACTTTGGAGGAAAACAGCCAAAGATGCACAAACCCCCAAAGTGCATCAGTGTAACATGCAAAGAGGAGAAAGAGAATTTGGCAGAGGAGTTAAAAGATACTCTCAAACAATTGAACAAGGCACTAGATGAGCTCA GGATGCTAAAAAGCTTGCAAGAGAATTCAGGAAGCAGCAAGGAATCATATGGTTTTGGCAAGCTTCCAAGAGCTGTAGGGATAGCTAAAAAT TGGGAGGAAATTGGAAATGGAGTGTGGTGTTGCCCTATAAAGGTCAAGGCAGCAGTAAGAGACTGTACCTCAAGGACGGCACTTGCTTGTGCACTGCTAGCCATCTTTTACCCAAAAGAAAAGTTGCAAGGGTATCGTCTTCATGAGTTGGACcaggatgttattgaggcaatTACTG atttttcaatGGTGGCCAAGATAACTAAAGAggcaaaaccaagaaaaaaaagtaacacTGATGATAAAAGTGACCAGAGTAAGCCACCTCCATCAGCAACCAGAAGCAGCATCAAGCAGGCAGTGCGGTTAAAGTGCAACTGTTTGATTCACTATGAGGGCACAAAGAAAAAAG GTGCTGCTGGCAAGAATCAAGCCTCTACCTGA